In one window of Arachis ipaensis cultivar K30076 chromosome B06, Araip1.1, whole genome shotgun sequence DNA:
- the LOC107647718 gene encoding ATP-dependent DNA helicase PIF1-like, whose product MSTESLNELNCSGIFQHRLVLKVGVLVMLLRNIDQSNGLCNGTRMQVRRLGDHIIECVILAGRNIGEVVFIPRMNMSPNNDTLPIKFTRRQFPVALCFAMTINKSQSQTLSTVGVYLPRPVFTHEQLYVVLSRVSMHSGLKILSVGSNGTVSDHTINIVYRKVFFGLLSNILP is encoded by the coding sequence ATGAGCACCGAGTCATTGAATGAGTTGAATTGTTCAGGAATTTTCCAACACCGGTTAGTTCTTAAAGTCGGTGTTCTTGTGATGCTTCTTCGCAATATTGACCAATCTAATGGACTATGCAATGGTACAAGAATGCAGGTTAGGCGTCTTGGTGATCACATTATTGAGTGCGTCATATTAGCAGGTCGAAATATTGGTGAGGTTGTATTTATTCCCAGGATGAACATGTCACCTAATAATGATACATTACCGATCAAGTTTACTCGACGACAGTTTCCGGTTGCGCTTTGCTTTGCGATGACCATAAACAAGTCCCAAAGTCAAACGCTATCAACCGTTGGCGTATATCTTCCAAGGCCTGTTTTTACTCATGAACAGCTTTATGTTGTGCTCTCTCGGGTCAGCATGCATTCTGGACTGAAGATATTATCTGTTGGTTCTAACGGCACAGTTTCAGATCATACTATTAATATTGTCTATAGAAAAGTTTTTTTCGGCTTGCTTTCTAACATTCTGCCTTAA